One stretch of Verrucomicrobiia bacterium DNA includes these proteins:
- a CDS encoding response regulator — MKTERKRILVVDDEASITRLLKINLEQTGDFAVRVENDAKHAMSAAIEFMPDLILLDVLMPGTDGGQLAARFQGNPRFAKVPILFLTAAATKPEVKEHHGKIGGLPFLAKPVDIPEVISAIREHLPAGVPD, encoded by the coding sequence ATGAAAACGGAGAGGAAGCGGATTCTGGTTGTGGACGATGAGGCAAGCATCACCCGGTTGCTGAAAATCAATCTGGAACAAACCGGGGACTTTGCTGTTCGGGTGGAGAACGACGCGAAGCACGCCATGAGTGCCGCGATCGAGTTCATGCCCGACCTGATCCTGCTGGACGTCCTGATGCCGGGCACGGATGGCGGCCAACTGGCCGCCCGGTTTCAGGGCAATCCCCGCTTCGCGAAGGTCCCCATCCTGTTCCTGACGGCGGCAGCCACGAAACCGGAGGTCAAGGAGCACCACGGGAAGATTGGGGGACTGCCATTCCTGGCCAAACCGGTGGACATTCCTGAAGTGATCTCCGCCATTCGGGAACACCTGCCGGCCGGAGTGCCTGACTGA
- a CDS encoding DUF3482 domain-containing protein, with amino-acid sequence MSDTIPTFAVVGAVNHGKSSVVSTLAEDDQVRISAMAGETVECQRFAVQDLFVFYDTPGFQNALEALPELAAAARAREPLSVFREFVVRHRDNEDYRAECTLFRPLIEEGAGILYVVDGSEPVLELHAAEMEILRLTGQPRLAVINRTGRDDHVAEWKRRLGLHFNAVREFNAHRAGFADRVELLETLAGIEQTWKPKLGRAVALYREAWEDRLRECAEIVVELLVDALTHQEVAGAPPTNGMERDRVAEGLKARFTRNVGARELEAHRAMIRLFGHRRVRALTGEAPVYDADLFSADTWRAFGLTTRQLVGAGALGGAATGVGVDVLLAGHTLLAGAAIGGLAGAAGALVLGWRRPELKVTVPGLGQRVRLGGSALAVGPYGAINFPWILMDRAMGVFCYVIHRAHARRDEAVIDSGALKAALERAGLSSARWPDADRREAERHFGRIRRGRMGPEEREALRDLVTSRLVVAGTAPWRDGGAGGG; translated from the coding sequence GTGAGCGACACGATTCCGACGTTTGCGGTGGTGGGGGCGGTGAACCACGGGAAGTCGTCGGTGGTTTCGACGCTGGCGGAGGACGACCAGGTCCGGATCAGCGCGATGGCGGGGGAGACGGTCGAGTGCCAGCGGTTTGCGGTGCAGGATTTGTTTGTGTTTTACGACACCCCGGGATTTCAGAACGCGCTGGAAGCCCTGCCGGAACTGGCGGCGGCGGCCCGGGCCAGGGAGCCGCTGTCGGTGTTCCGGGAGTTTGTGGTGCGGCACCGGGACAACGAGGATTACCGGGCGGAGTGCACGCTGTTTCGTCCGCTGATCGAGGAAGGGGCGGGGATTCTTTACGTGGTGGACGGGTCGGAGCCGGTGCTGGAACTGCACGCGGCCGAGATGGAGATCCTGCGGTTGACCGGGCAGCCGCGACTGGCGGTGATCAACCGGACGGGACGGGACGATCATGTGGCGGAGTGGAAGCGGCGGCTGGGGTTGCATTTCAACGCGGTGCGCGAGTTCAACGCGCATCGGGCGGGGTTTGCGGACCGGGTGGAGTTGCTGGAGACCCTGGCGGGGATCGAGCAGACGTGGAAACCGAAGCTGGGGCGGGCGGTGGCGTTGTATCGGGAGGCGTGGGAGGACCGGTTGCGGGAGTGCGCGGAGATCGTGGTCGAGTTGCTGGTGGACGCGCTGACGCATCAGGAAGTGGCCGGGGCGCCGCCGACGAACGGGATGGAGCGGGACCGGGTGGCGGAGGGGTTGAAGGCCCGGTTCACGCGGAACGTTGGGGCGCGTGAACTGGAGGCGCACCGGGCGATGATCCGGTTGTTTGGACACCGGCGGGTGCGGGCGTTGACGGGGGAGGCACCGGTGTACGATGCCGATTTGTTCAGTGCGGACACCTGGCGGGCGTTTGGGCTGACGACGCGGCAGTTGGTGGGGGCGGGGGCGCTGGGGGGTGCGGCGACGGGGGTGGGGGTGGACGTGCTGCTGGCCGGGCACACGCTGCTGGCGGGGGCGGCGATCGGGGGATTGGCCGGGGCGGCCGGGGCGCTGGTGCTGGGGTGGCGGCGGCCCGAGTTGAAGGTGACGGTGCCCGGGTTGGGGCAGCGGGTGCGGCTGGGGGGGAGTGCGCTGGCGGTGGGGCCGTACGGCGCGATCAATTTCCCGTGGATCCTGATGGACCGGGCGATGGGGGTGTTCTGCTATGTGATCCACCGGGCGCACGCGCGACGGGACGAGGCGGTGATCGACAGCGGGGCCCTGAAGGCCGCGTTGGAACGGGCGGGGTTGTCGAGTGCCCGGTGGCCCGATGCGGACCGGCGCGAGGCGGAGCGGCATTTCGGGCGGATTCGACGGGGCCGGATGGGGCCGGAGGAGCGGGAGGCGCTACGGGACCTGGTGACGTCGCGACTGGTCGTGGCGGGCACGGCGCCCTGGCGGGACGGTGGAGCGGGGGGTGGGTAG
- a CDS encoding DUF2868 domain-containing protein, whose amino-acid sequence MRRPSSWSIADVIDLEYLLGRESGADEAGVRERVLGRMRGGMPALPRERRRTVLRAWLETRREGEEGRLPGRTVSAAWRLLGVMGWVVGAMVGAAVTGGLLNYRGAYPVNVALFLGVTVGVPLLFLVATMGLGMLRWATGGWDEVRPVRALLTGLAWLGHAGLRRLPGEQREGLRGALATVSRKREIYGSLAMWPVWIVTQGFAVAFSGGVLAVLLAHVAATDLAFGWQSTLSLGPEAVERLVTAMAWPWSAWAPQAKPGLQEIVGSRFTYTAGVGALDPAATASWWPFLAYAVGIYGLAPRVLLLAWAMYRLRAGLRAVSFNHERGNALYRRLTGPVVRTEEPGMTVPEPEPPAPAMAHEESGAPCLALVAAEMGMDRAALEGGVSRALGWRVDETMPVRIDHPSGNPEVMAAAGSRDGERAGIVVVVPGRRSPIRAMAVCLRRIGEASGGQGESVLLVAGRSGEEGWGRATEEELRHWRRFQAANGLRWTVESWPGLVTGGGVTDAGGNGTSGGGAA is encoded by the coding sequence GTGCGCCGTCCGAGCTCCTGGAGCATTGCCGACGTGATCGACCTGGAATACCTGCTGGGGCGGGAATCCGGGGCGGATGAGGCTGGCGTGCGGGAGAGGGTATTGGGGCGGATGCGGGGGGGGATGCCGGCCTTGCCCCGGGAACGGCGGCGGACGGTGTTGCGGGCCTGGCTGGAGACGCGGCGGGAGGGGGAGGAGGGAAGGCTGCCGGGTCGGACGGTGAGCGCGGCGTGGCGTCTGCTGGGGGTGATGGGATGGGTGGTGGGGGCGATGGTGGGGGCGGCGGTGACGGGCGGATTGTTGAACTACCGGGGGGCGTACCCGGTGAATGTGGCGTTGTTTCTTGGGGTGACGGTGGGGGTGCCGCTGCTGTTTCTGGTGGCGACGATGGGGCTGGGGATGTTGCGGTGGGCGACGGGAGGGTGGGACGAGGTGAGGCCGGTTCGGGCGCTTCTGACGGGATTGGCATGGCTCGGTCACGCGGGGTTGAGGCGGCTGCCCGGGGAGCAGCGGGAAGGGTTGAGGGGGGCGCTGGCGACGGTGTCGCGGAAGCGCGAGATCTACGGATCTCTGGCGATGTGGCCGGTGTGGATTGTGACCCAGGGGTTTGCGGTGGCGTTCAGTGGCGGGGTGCTGGCGGTGCTGCTGGCACACGTGGCGGCGACGGATCTGGCGTTCGGGTGGCAATCGACGCTGTCGCTGGGGCCCGAGGCGGTGGAGCGGCTGGTGACGGCCATGGCGTGGCCGTGGTCGGCGTGGGCCCCGCAGGCGAAGCCTGGCTTGCAGGAGATCGTGGGGAGCCGGTTCACGTACACGGCCGGGGTGGGTGCGTTGGATCCGGCGGCGACGGCATCGTGGTGGCCGTTCCTGGCGTACGCGGTGGGGATTTATGGATTGGCGCCGCGGGTGTTGCTGCTGGCGTGGGCGATGTACCGGTTGCGGGCGGGGCTGCGGGCCGTGTCGTTCAATCACGAACGGGGGAATGCGTTGTACCGTCGGCTGACGGGTCCGGTGGTGCGGACGGAGGAGCCGGGGATGACCGTACCGGAACCGGAACCGCCGGCACCGGCGATGGCGCACGAGGAGAGCGGGGCGCCGTGCCTGGCCCTGGTGGCGGCGGAGATGGGGATGGATCGGGCGGCGCTGGAAGGCGGGGTGAGTCGGGCGTTGGGGTGGCGGGTGGATGAGACGATGCCGGTGCGGATCGACCATCCGAGCGGGAACCCGGAGGTGATGGCGGCGGCGGGGAGCCGGGATGGGGAGAGGGCGGGGATTGTGGTGGTGGTGCCGGGGCGTCGCTCGCCGATCCGGGCGATGGCGGTGTGTCTGAGGCGGATCGGGGAGGCGTCCGGGGGGCAAGGGGAGTCGGTGCTCCTGGTGGCGGGGCGGTCGGGGGAAGAGGGGTGGGGCCGGGCGACCGAGGAGGAGTTGCGGCACTGGCGTCGGTTTCAGGCGGCGAACGGGCTGCGGTGGACGGTGGAATCGTGGCCGGGGCTGGTGACGGGGGGTGGGGTGACGGACGCGGGTGGGAACGGAACGTCGGGGGGAGGGGCGGCGTGA
- a CDS encoding type II secretion system protein has protein sequence MRGSWSRGSPGGRWGGGGRRAFTLVELLVTVAMVSVLVALLLPAMGAVRERGRAAVCLGHHRQLSVALHLYAGDGEDRLPYNFGAAGTLEAVASGRFNNWATSLLNWELDPGNTNLHWLRAGGLGPHLAGGVSVLGCPSDRVLSALQRRAGWRARARSISLNAMVGNAGEFMEGQSNTNNPRYRQFLRVSDVRVPARIFTFIDEHPDSINDGYFLNRLGRREWIDLPGSYHGGGATLSHVDGHGTVRRWRHGRTRPPARPDAASLPLTVPAGEAGDFEWLMERTTSEAAYESPGYLAP, from the coding sequence ATGCGCGGGAGTTGGTCACGCGGGAGCCCGGGAGGGAGGTGGGGTGGCGGAGGCCGGCGGGCGTTCACGCTGGTCGAGCTGCTGGTGACGGTGGCGATGGTGTCGGTGTTGGTGGCGCTGCTGCTGCCTGCCATGGGGGCGGTCCGGGAACGGGGAAGGGCGGCGGTGTGCCTGGGGCATCATCGGCAGCTTTCGGTGGCGCTGCATTTGTACGCCGGGGATGGGGAGGACCGGTTACCTTACAACTTCGGGGCGGCGGGGACGCTTGAGGCGGTGGCATCGGGGAGATTCAACAATTGGGCGACGAGCCTGCTGAACTGGGAACTGGACCCGGGGAACACGAATTTGCACTGGCTGCGTGCGGGTGGGTTGGGGCCGCATCTGGCGGGGGGTGTGTCGGTGCTGGGGTGTCCTTCGGACCGGGTGTTGAGCGCGCTGCAACGGAGGGCGGGATGGCGGGCGCGGGCGCGGAGCATTTCGCTGAACGCGATGGTTGGGAATGCGGGGGAGTTCATGGAGGGCCAGTCGAACACCAACAATCCGCGCTACCGGCAGTTCCTGAGGGTGTCCGATGTGAGGGTGCCGGCACGGATCTTCACGTTCATCGACGAGCATCCGGACAGCATCAACGACGGGTACTTCCTGAACCGGTTGGGGCGGCGGGAATGGATTGACCTGCCCGGGTCGTACCATGGGGGAGGAGCGACATTGTCGCATGTGGACGGGCACGGGACGGTGCGGCGTTGGCGGCATGGGCGGACGCGTCCGCCGGCGCGACCGGATGCGGCGTCGCTGCCACTGACGGTTCCGGCGGGGGAGGCGGGGGATTTCGAGTGGTTGATGGAGCGGACGACCAGCGAGGCGGCGTACGAGTCGCCGGGGTACCTGGCGCCATGA
- a CDS encoding PAS domain-containing protein, with amino-acid sequence MKAEILFGERSSWGLMSEPRRVEQALGESELRYVRLLAAITDYIYTVTVEGGCAVATAHGPACAAVTGYTSAEFASDPYLWYRVIHEEDREAVVAQAGHILAGQVPPPLDHRLIHKQGGVRWVRNTTIPHHDASGRLVAYDGLISDITSRKSAELLLAVEYAVTRELIEADRLAEAVPRVLEHLCRTLLWSHAAYWERGNRQWRGGMTFWRPPLRAADYEITGGCRLLDDGAGLPGWVCSKGEAVWVPDIRVVPELTSAAPPEAAGFRAGCAFPVHVNRHLAGVIELYSRDVREPDERMLEVLTTIGVHLGQFLEKKQSEERMKETDRRLRHSQAIAHVGSWELDIASRGLAWSDEAYRIFGLEQGGADLSYEDFLACVHPDDRACVDTAYSESVRDGRDTFELEHRIVRPGSGEERIVHEKCEHVRDAGGEIVRSVGMVQDITDRKLAACELETAFGRIARRDLILKSMIRRLKASHRNLKETQMQLIQAAKLESVGTLAAGVAHEVKNPLQTILLGLHFLTRRFADQPEEVIHTLSDMRESVLRANAIIRELLSLSAGTEFHSQPADVTAVLERSLRLMRNDLMAGKIELVCEFGPDLPPVPMDAAKMEQVFINFVLNATQAMPQGGRLRVVTRELRLEDDPPARQPLLRRFKTGQRLVMVVLEDTGSGIAEADLPRIFDPFFTTKPVGVGTGLGLTVARKIVDLHEGAVEIGNAPTGGVRVAVVLKA; translated from the coding sequence GTGAAAGCAGAAATCCTCTTCGGGGAGCGCAGTTCCTGGGGACTGATGTCGGAGCCCCGGCGGGTGGAACAGGCATTGGGGGAGAGTGAGCTACGCTACGTACGGCTGCTTGCCGCCATCACGGACTACATTTACACGGTCACGGTGGAAGGGGGATGTGCTGTGGCCACGGCGCACGGGCCCGCGTGTGCGGCGGTGACCGGATACACCTCGGCGGAGTTCGCGTCGGACCCCTATCTCTGGTATCGGGTGATCCACGAGGAAGACCGGGAGGCGGTGGTCGCGCAGGCGGGACACATTCTCGCCGGGCAGGTTCCGCCGCCGCTCGATCATCGTCTCATCCACAAGCAGGGCGGGGTGCGTTGGGTTCGCAACACGACCATTCCGCATCACGATGCCTCCGGCCGCCTGGTGGCCTACGATGGGCTGATATCAGACATCACGAGCCGCAAGAGTGCGGAATTGCTGCTGGCCGTTGAGTACGCCGTGACGCGTGAACTGATTGAGGCGGACCGACTTGCGGAGGCCGTGCCTCGCGTGCTGGAACATCTCTGCCGCACGCTCCTGTGGAGTCATGCGGCGTACTGGGAACGCGGAAACCGGCAGTGGCGCGGGGGGATGACCTTCTGGCGGCCTCCGCTTCGGGCGGCCGATTATGAAATCACCGGCGGGTGTCGCCTCCTGGACGACGGGGCCGGTCTCCCGGGCTGGGTGTGCTCGAAGGGCGAGGCCGTCTGGGTGCCTGATATCAGGGTGGTGCCCGAGTTGACGTCGGCGGCGCCTCCCGAGGCGGCCGGATTTCGCGCTGGCTGCGCGTTTCCCGTGCACGTCAATCGCCACCTCGCGGGCGTGATCGAACTCTACAGCCGCGACGTGCGGGAACCGGATGAACGCATGCTGGAGGTGCTGACCACGATCGGGGTGCATCTCGGTCAGTTCCTCGAAAAGAAGCAGTCTGAGGAGCGAATGAAGGAGACCGACCGGAGACTGCGGCATTCCCAGGCGATTGCCCACGTGGGCAGTTGGGAACTGGACATCGCCTCCAGGGGGCTTGCGTGGTCGGATGAGGCGTACCGGATATTCGGCTTGGAACAGGGCGGGGCAGACTTGAGCTACGAGGACTTCCTGGCGTGCGTGCATCCCGACGACCGTGCGTGTGTGGACACGGCTTACTCGGAGTCCGTGCGCGACGGCCGGGATACCTTTGAGCTGGAGCATCGGATCGTGCGCCCGGGCAGCGGTGAGGAGCGGATCGTGCATGAGAAATGCGAACACGTGCGCGATGCGGGAGGGGAGATTGTCCGTTCCGTCGGGATGGTTCAGGACATCACCGATCGGAAGCTCGCGGCTTGTGAGTTGGAGACCGCCTTTGGGCGCATTGCCCGCCGGGACCTGATTCTCAAGAGCATGATCCGCCGACTCAAGGCCTCTCATCGGAATCTCAAGGAAACGCAGATGCAGCTCATCCAGGCGGCAAAGCTGGAATCCGTCGGCACGCTTGCCGCCGGTGTGGCCCATGAGGTGAAGAATCCGCTTCAAACCATCCTGCTGGGCCTGCACTTCCTGACGCGGAGGTTCGCGGACCAGCCGGAGGAGGTCATCCACACCCTGTCGGACATGCGCGAGAGCGTGCTGCGCGCCAATGCCATCATCCGCGAACTCCTTTCGCTTTCAGCCGGCACGGAATTCCATTCGCAGCCAGCCGACGTGACCGCGGTGTTGGAGCGTTCCCTCCGGCTGATGCGGAATGACTTGATGGCCGGCAAGATCGAACTGGTGTGTGAATTCGGCCCGGACCTGCCGCCGGTGCCGATGGATGCCGCCAAGATGGAACAGGTCTTCATCAACTTTGTCCTGAACGCCACGCAGGCGATGCCGCAGGGCGGTCGTCTGCGCGTCGTCACCCGCGAGTTGCGGCTCGAGGATGATCCGCCTGCGCGCCAGCCCCTGCTCCGCCGCTTCAAGACCGGACAACGGTTGGTGATGGTCGTCCTTGAGGACACGGGATCCGGGATTGCGGAGGCCGATCTGCCCCGGATCTTCGACCCGTTCTTTACAACCAAGCCGGTGGGCGTTGGCACGGGATTGGGGCTGACGGTGGCGCGGAAGATCGTGGATCTCCACGAAGGCGCTGTTGAGATTGGAAATGCTCCCACCGGCGGTGTCCGTGTTGCGGTGGTTCTGAAGGCGTAG